A genomic region of Ursus arctos isolate Adak ecotype North America unplaced genomic scaffold, UrsArc2.0 scaffold_8, whole genome shotgun sequence contains the following coding sequences:
- the GDF7 gene encoding growth/differentiation factor 7 has translation MDLSAAAALCLWLLSACRPRDGLEAAAVLRAAGAGPVGSPGGGGGSGVRTLAPAAGVSAAPAAAAPGARASRRAAGSGFRNGSVVPHQFMMSLYRNLAGRAPAGAAAASTAGSGRHGRADTITGFADQANQDESPAETGQSFLFDVSSLPDTDEVVGAELRVLRHESPELGPGGATPPPLLLLSTCPGAARAPRLLHSRAAEPLAGARWEVFDVADAVRRHRQEPRATRTFCLLLRSVVGPAQGPLALRLLGFGSRGRGRAAAEERALLVVSSRTQRKGSLFREIRAQARALGAALAAEPPPDPGPGPGSPTAVIGGRRRRRTALAGARAAQGSGGGAGRGHGRRGRSRCSRRPLHVDFKELGWDDWIIAPLDYEAYHCEGVCDFPLRSHLEPTNHAIIQTLLNSMAPDAAPASCCVPARLSPISILYIDAANNVVYKQYEDMVVEACGCR, from the exons ATGGACCTGAGCGCGGCCGCCGCGCTGTGCCTCTGGCTGCTGAGCGCCTGCCGCCCCCGCGACGGGCTCGAAGCGGCCGCCGTGCTGCGAGCGGCGGGGGCAGGGCCGGTCGGGAGtccggggggcggcggcggcagcggcgtgCGGACCCTCGCCCCGGCTGCGGGCGTCTCCGCTGCCCCGGCCGCCGCGGCTCCCGGAGCCCGCGCTTCGCGCCGGGCCGCCGGCTCCGGCTTCAGGAACGGCTCGGTGGTGCCGCACCAGTTCATGATGTCGCTTTACCGGAACCTGGCCGGGAGGGCTCCGGCCGGGGCAGCCGCCGCCTCCACCGCGGGCTCTGGCCGCCACGGCCGCGCGGACACAATCACCGGCTTCGCAGACCAGGCGAACCAAG ACGAATCGCCAGCCGAGACCGGCCAAAGCTTCCTGTTCGACGTATCCAGCCTTCCCGACACCGACGAGGTGGTGGGAGCCGAGCTGCGCGTGCTGCGCCACGAGTCCCCGGAGCTGGGCCCTGGCGGCGCGACTCCCCCGCCGCTGCTCCTGCTGTCTACGTGCCCCGGCGCCGCCCGAGCGCCGCGCTTGCTGCACTCGCGGGCCGCCGAGCCCCTGGCCGGGGCGCGCTGGGAGGTGTTCGACGTGGCAGACGCTGTGCGGCGCCACCGCCAGGAGCCGCGCGCCACCCGTACGTTCTGCCTCCTGCTGCGCTCAGTGGTGGGTCCCGCGCAGGGCCCGCTGGCACTGCGGCTGCTGGGCTTCGGCTCCCGGGGCAGGGGCCGCGCGGCCGCGGAAGAGCGCGCTCTGCTCGTCGTTTCCTCCCGCACGCAGAGGAAGGGGAGCCTATTCCGCGAGATCCGCGCCCAGGCCCGCGCGCTCGGGGCCGCGCTGGCGGCCGAGCCGCCGCCCGACCCGGGACCCGGCCCTGGGTCGCCGACGGCGGTCATCGGTGGTCGCAGGCGGCGGCGGACAGCGCTGGCCGGTGCGCGAGCGGCGCAGGGCAGCGGCGGGGGCGCGGGCCGGGGCCACGGGCGGAGGGGCCGGAGCCGCTGCAGCCGCAGGCCGCTGCACGTGGACTTCAAGGAGCTGGGCTGGGACGACTGGATCATCGCGCCGCTGGACTACGAGGCGTACCACTGCGAGGGCGTCTGTGACTTCCCGCTGCGCTCGCACCTCGAGCCCACCAACCACGCCATCATTCAGACGCTGCTCAACTCCATGGCGCCCGACGCGGCGCCGGCCTCCTGCTGCGTGCCCGCGCGCCTCAGCCCCATCAGCATCCTCTACATCGACGCGGCCAACAACGTGGTCTACAAGCAGTACGAGGACATGGTGGTGGAGGCGTGCGGCTGCAGGTAG